The nucleotide window TGGTGCCCAGCCGGGTGATCATCCAGTCGGCTACAAAGCGGCCGGAAGCCATGGTGCTCATGAAAGCTGCATAACCAGCGCCCGAAAGACCATCCCGCACATGTATCACCCTGCGGAAATACACACCGCTCCAGTCAAACATAGTCCCCTCGCATATCATGGAACACATGGCGATTATACCCAGCGTCAGCAGGAAAAGATCTGGCTTGACAAACAAAGGCTGATTCGATTGCAGATTGGCATCCTGTTGTACTATATGACGCATGGTCAACAACACCAGCGTCCAGGCAATACCGGTAATCAGCAGGAAGTGATATACCGGTGCTATGTTCAGCCCGCTCATCGCGGTTCCGATGGCTGCTCCTGTAAAACCGGCCACACTCCACAATCCGTGAAAAGAGGCCATAATAGACCTTCCATACATAGCCTCCACAGCCACCGCCTGGGTGTTTACCGCAATATTGGCTAGGTTGCCACAAAAGCCGAAGCAGATCAGCACCAGGATTAATTCCCAGGGCGCCTGAGCCAGTCCCAGCACGGGTAACAGCGCCCCATAAGCGACTGCCGCCATAATCAGCACCTGCCTGCTTCCAAAGCGGGACACCAGTACTCCTGCCACCGGCAAAGAAATAAGTGAACCTACCGGCAGCGCCAGCAACACACTTCCCAGTCCGGCATCATTCATATGCAATGCCTGCTGTATATCTGGTATACGCGAAGCCCAGCTGGCAAAACATAAGCCGGTAAGGAAAAACAACGCACTCACCGCTATACGTGCACCTCTCTTATGTATCAGCGGTGCCGATAATTCCTGTAACATCATCATCAGTTCAGATCAGATAAAAAAATACTTCCGCTTTAAGCGGTTAAATCACCTGTATACCCAGGTTTAAATACGGTTTGAGCGAAGGCAGGTCAGGATTGTCTGTAACAATTGTATCCAGCTCGGTAATATCGCACACCTTGAATGGCTCAGCCGTACCCATTTTATCACTGGTGGCCAGTGCAATGTTTTTATTAGCCGATTCCACCATCACGCTTTTAACCTCTGCTTCCTCAAGGTCCAGGCCAGTTACGCCGGCATCGGGATGCAGGCTGCAAATACCCATGAAATTGAGATCGGCATGGACCTTCTGCAGCATGCGGATGGTTTCCATACCGCAGGCTGTCTGTGAGATTTTGCCGATACGGCCACCGGTAAATATCACTTCAATGGTAGGATGTTCCACCAGTTGCGCAACAATCGGAACACTGTTGGTGATGACTGTCAGCCGCAGATTGGGCGGAAACATTTTCACCAATGCCAGCGTGGAAGTTCCTCCATCTATAATCACCGTTTGCCCATCGTGCAGAAAAGAGAGCGCTTTGCGGGCAATATGTTGTTTATCCGCAGCATGCAGTTCACTTCTCTCCTTAAATGCCAGCGGATTGGGAGAATGCGGGATAGCCCCTCCCCTTACTTTGATAAGCTGACCGTTTTGCGCCAGCACTTCCAGATCCCGCCGCACGGTATCCTCAGACACCTGTAAATCGGTGCTCAGCTCCGCCTGCAGTACCTTTTGGTCGGCCTGCAGCTTTTTTAATATATAATCGAGCCTTTCCTCTTTTAACATAACACCTGCTATTTTCTGCAATATTATGAAACATTTTGCGATAATTTGCAGAATACTGCATATCTTTGCAAGAAATAGCAAAATATGGCAAGAATAGCAATCGATATGGATAATGTAATGGCAGACATCACTACGCATTATCTTACTTATTATGAAGCAGAGAACGGCATTAAGTTAAACCCGGACGACCTGCAGGGAGTTCCGGAAGGAGAAGCCTTACCGGAAGGGATGGTACGCCGGTTTCTGAACACACCTGGTTTTTTCAGGACGGCACCGGTTATGCCGGGCAGCCAGGAAGTGATCAAAGCCCTGTGTGAAAAATATGAGGTATTCATTGTTTCCGCAGCGATGGAATTTCCGTTGTCGCTTAAAGAGAAACTGGAATGGCTGAACGAACACTACCCGTTCATCAGCTGGCACAACATTGTATTCTGCGGCTCCAAAACCATTGTGGAAGCGGATTACATGATCGATGACCACGATAAGAACCTCCGCCACTTTAAAGGAGAAAGGTTATTATTTACAGCACCGCATAATATCAACCTAACCGATTATAAGCGGGTGAACAACTGGGAAGAGGTAGCAGAAGAATTGCTGGCCACCGCTCCTGCCGCCCATTAAGCATTTTTCCCGCCACACCGCCGGTACTGCCTGGGTATCAACAATAAAAGCCCATCCACTGCTGGCCTTATTGAGCCAGGCGGTCCCTGTTTTCATATTTTACGGCTGGATGGTAGATATCAACCGGATGGGTTATGCCGGTTCATTACTGATTTTTTTGCCGGAGTATACGCCTGCTGCGTATGTGCATGTAGAGGATAGTACTGATATAGGCTTTACGTTGTTTCTCAGGCCTTCTTTGCTTTGCCTTTACGGTACGTGGCCAGCTCTTTTTTCAGTTTGATCATATCATCTTTAATGACTGCATAACTCTTCAACAGTTGGTTATGCTCCTCCAGGATTTTGTAATACTTCTCACGAAGCACCATCATTTCCTCGGTTTCCGTTTGCCGGGTTTCCTGTATGGTGCCGGGATTGAGGAAAGCTTCTGTGGTCATGTCCAAACCGCGGGCTACCCGGTCCAGTTCATCCGGTGAGAATGTTTCCTTTTCAAAAACATTGTACATGGTCCGCCTGCTCATATTGAGGCGTTCGGCCAGTTTGCTTTTGTTCAGTCCCTTTTCAGCGATGAGGTCCTGTAACCGGTTGCCGTGGTGAATATTTTTCCCATTTGCCAGTTGGGTGCTGCCGTTCCACCGGATAAATTCATCGGGGGTGATTCCTATCAGCTGACAGAAACGTTCCAGGTTAACCCGTTTCATGTCGCTGTTTCTCAGGTGATAATGGGCAATCTGATTAGTAAAGCCGGCCATTTTAGCAAAATCGATGATTTTTATTTTTTTCTGCTTCAGTATCTGCTTTAGCCGCTGGCCCATGTGTATCAAACTCGACTGCATCATTTAAGCTTTTTTATAAATAATTGTATAATATAACAATTAATCTTTCATTTCGTAAATAAAAATATAGAAATGCGATAAAAAATAATAAAATGATCACAAGTCCATTTGCATGAAAATCAGGTACACCCATTAGGCATATACGAACCCAGAAAATATTTTTTTCACATCATTTTGAATGTAATCAACCCCCTTTTGACTTGTTAACATGTGAATAGAGGATCACATAAAATCATGATGAAAATTTCTCCACGTAACTTGATCGAAAATCTATCTTAACAAACGCTCAAATCCAGTACAGTAAAGGATTATCCATGATTTTTTAAAACTAATAGTGTAATTTTATGATGATAATTTGCACAATTAGAAACACATTTAATTACGGCTTTAACAATTATCATTTTAGCGGTGATAACAATGTGTAAATAATTGGGTTATTCAAAAATCTAAAGTATCCCACATTATGAGCCGGGAACCCTCAAATCTTCTTTTTGCAATTCATGAAAAGTTCTCCGGCCTTGCGGCCGGATTCCGGGAAAGGGTTTGTGAAGACTGTAACTGGAGCACTCCTACTTTCTACCGGAAAATGCGGGCCAAAGAAACCCGTGGCCCTGCTGATAAAGGCAAACAAAGCACTTATCTCAGCAGTGCCGAAAGACAGCGGATTGTGGAAATCATGGACGAAGTATACGATGCCTTCTGGAAGTCCATGGCTAAATACCGTAAATAACCCCACACCGCCCCTCTCCACCTTTCACAGTTGTGAATACGTCCCATTGTCCACCTTTCCAAACACCTTTAGCGGCATGCTGGTCCCTCTCTATCACAGGGGTGGCGATTGTCATGCTCTAAAGGTGCTTTACCATGGCCTTTCTTCAAATGTATTTTGAAAAATAATCTGGTTTTAACATGTTTTTTTAGATTTTCTCTAGCGAACCGTCGGGTTTTTCTTAAATTTAGAGCCCGTTAGCAAAAATCTACTTAACCAATAAACAAATGATGGTGCTATGTCGTACCCATACCAGATTAAGACTTTAGAAGATTATCAACAGGCTTATCAGCAGAGTGTAATGGACCCGGAAGGATTCTGGGCCAATGTGGCGGACCACTTTATGTGGCGCCGTAAGTGGGACAAAGTATTGGACTGGAATTTCAAAGATCCTGAAATCAAGTGGTTCTCCGGCGCCAAACTGAACATCACCGAAAACTGTCTGGACCGCCACCTCGGCACCCTTGGCAATACCCCTGCCATCATCTGGGAACCCAATGACCCCGAAGAACATCACCGTATCATTACTTATCGTGATTTATACAATAAGGTATGCCAGTTCGCCAATGTGCTCAAAAACAACGGCGTTAAAAAAGGCGACCGCGTATGTATCTATATGGGCATGATTCCTGAGCTGGCCATCGCCGTACTGGCATGTGCCCGCATCGGCGCCATCCACTCTGTGGTATTCGGCGGCTTCAGTGCCCAGTCCATTGCCGACAGGATACAGGATGCCCAGGCCAGCCTGGTGATCACCTGCGACGGCGCTTTCCGCGGCAACAAAGACATCCCGCTGAAATCCGTTATCGATGACGCCCTGATGAGCTGCCCTTCCGTGAAAAAAGTAATCGTATGCACCCGCACCCGCACTCCGGTGAGCATGCTTAAAGGAAGAGATAGCTGGTGGGAAGATGAAATCAAACAGGTGGAAACCATGGGCAACCCTCCCTGCCCCGCCGAAGAAATGGACGCAGAAGACATGCTCTTCATCCTCTATACTTCCGGCTCTACCGGCAAACCCAAAGGTGTAGTACACACCTGCGGCGGCTACATGGTATATACCAACTACACCTTCGTCAACACCTTCCAGCATCAACGCGGCGAAGTATTTTTCTGCACTGCAGACATAGGCTGGATCACCGGTCACAGCTACATCGTATATGGCCCGCTCAGCGCCGGCGCCACCACCCTCATGTTTGAAGGCATGCCTACTTATCCGGATGCCGGCAGACTGTGGGAAATCGTTGACAAATTCAGGGTAGACACCCTCTACACCGCTCCTACCGCCATCCGCAGCCTCATGGGATACGGTCTCGGCCCGGTTAATCATAAAGATCTCAGCTCCCTGAAAAAACTCGGCAGCGTAGGCGAACCAATTAACGAGGAAGCATGGCACTGGTTTAAAGACAATATCGGCAAAGGCCGCTGCCCTATCGTTGACACCTGGTGGCAAACAGAAACAGGCGGTATCATGATCACCCCTATTGCCGGCGTCACCCCGGAAAAACCCGGCTTCGCCACCTTGCCACTCCCCGGCGTTCAACCGATCCTGGTAGACGAAAATGGTCAGGAAGTGAAAGGCAATGGCGTAAACGGTAACCTCTGCATCAAGTTCCCATGGCCTGGTATGCTCCGCACTACCTACGGCGATCATGAACGCTTCCGTAAAACCTACTTCTCCACATACGAAAATCTCTACTTCACAGGAGACGGCTGTATGCGCGACGAAGACGGGCACTACCGCATCACCGGCCGCGTAGATGATGTACTCAACGTCAGTGGCCACCGTATTGGTACCGCAGAAGTGGAAAACGCCATCAACATGCACGCCGGTGTCATCGAAAGCGCTGTGGTAGGCTATCCCCACGATATCAAAGGACAAGGCATCTATGCTTACGTGATCCTCGAAAGACTGTCACATGATGCTGAACTCACCAAAAAAGACATCGCCCAAACCGTGGCCCGCATCATAGGCCCGATCGCCAAACCGGATAAAATCCAGATTGTAAGCGGTCTGCCTAAAACCCGCTCCGGCAAAATCATGCGCCGTATCCTGCGCAAAATCGCAGAAAACGACCTCGATAACCTGGGCGATACTTCTACACTCCTCGATCCAGCGGTAGTAGACGAAATCAAAAACGGAAAACTGTAAACCAGTACCCATATTAACGCGCAAAGGAGCAATGGTGCCAAACACACCCTTTGCTCCTTTGTTGCTTTATCAGACCTTTGTGCAAAATTTAAACATCCACATGCGGCGCATTCTCAAAAAAGTCCTGTATACCCCGCTGTTCCTGGTGCTGTTGCTCAACTTCATTGCGGCCTTCCATGCCTGGAAGTTCACTCACTTCTATGAAGATAACCGCCACCGCAACAAACGCCCTGAAGAAATGAACACAGGGGAAAAACTACAGATCATTTTTCTGGGAGTACGCTTGTCTAAATCCATTACCAGCACTCATCCTGATGTACCCTACGAGACTGTCAGGCTCCTTACTTCCAACGGTCTGCACCTGGAAGGCTGGTGGATGCCGGTAACCAACGCCAAAGGTGCGGTTATTCTCTTCCACGGTTATGGTGGTAACAAAGGGTCACATCTGCCGGAAGCCGACTGGTTCCGGCAACTGGGATACAGCACTTTTATGATCGATTTCCGTGCACATGGTAACAGCGACGGCAGCACCTGCAGCATCGGTTATAAGGAAGCCGAAGATGTAAAACTGGCCTGGGATTTTGTAGCTTCCAAAACCCGGCAGCCCATCACCCTCTGGGGTATGAGTATGGGAGCTGCAGCCATCCTGAAAGCCGTACCCGAATATCATCTCACCCCACAAAAAATTATTCTCGAATCACCATTTGCCTCGCTGGTGGACGCTGTAAAAAGCCGTATGCGGTCCGTTCATCTCCCAACAGTTCCGCTGTCGCAGCTGCTTACTTTCTGGGGTGGCACAGAACAGGGCTTCTGGGGCTTCAGCCATAACCCGGAAGATTACGCCACACAAATACAGGTGCCGGTGCTCTATATGTGGGGCCAGCAGGATATCCGTGTCACTTCCGATGAAACACAGCGGGTTTTCAGCCATCTCGCCACCAACAACAAAAAGCTGTATATTTTTAAAGATGCGGGCCATCAATCCTTTTGCCTGAAAGACGGTCCTGTCTGGAAAAAACTGACACAAGACTTTATGGCCCAATAAAAAAGCGCGCACCATCCGAGTGGAGCGCGCTCTTCACAGGAACCTGACCCGCCGTATATATTGGAGTCATGGTACAGTAACGGATTACTGACCACTAGATGCAATACACTTTATGCAGTATAAAGGTACAAACACCTGCTGCCATTGGAAAACACCTGACCCAACTGTCGCAAAAACCTTACCTTTTTAACGACGGATTACCACGGGTGTGCCTACTTTAATAATTTCATATAATTCGTTCACATCTGCATTTTTCATACTCACACAACCCATCGTCCAGTTCTCGCG belongs to Chitinophaga sp. HK235 and includes:
- a CDS encoding MFS transporter; this translates as MMMLQELSAPLIHKRGARIAVSALFFLTGLCFASWASRIPDIQQALHMNDAGLGSVLLALPVGSLISLPVAGVLVSRFGSRQVLIMAAVAYGALLPVLGLAQAPWELILVLICFGFCGNLANIAVNTQAVAVEAMYGRSIMASFHGLWSVAGFTGAAIGTAMSGLNIAPVYHFLLITGIAWTLVLLTMRHIVQQDANLQSNQPLFVKPDLFLLTLGIIAMCSMICEGTMFDWSGVYFRRVIHVRDGLSGAGYAAFMSTMASGRFVADWMITRLGTRKMLLISGILTASGLLIAVVFPYFVSAMFGFMLVGAGVSSVVPLVYSAAGKSKVMSPGMALAAVSTIGYLGFLFGPPLIGFVAQATSLAVSFSIIAVMGAAIAVMSTRIKW
- a CDS encoding DeoR/GlpR family DNA-binding transcription regulator, producing MLKEERLDYILKKLQADQKVLQAELSTDLQVSEDTVRRDLEVLAQNGQLIKVRGGAIPHSPNPLAFKERSELHAADKQHIARKALSFLHDGQTVIIDGGTSTLALVKMFPPNLRLTVITNSVPIVAQLVEHPTIEVIFTGGRIGKISQTACGMETIRMLQKVHADLNFMGICSLHPDAGVTGLDLEEAEVKSVMVESANKNIALATSDKMGTAEPFKVCDITELDTIVTDNPDLPSLKPYLNLGIQVI
- a CDS encoding 5'(3')-deoxyribonucleotidase; the encoded protein is MARIAIDMDNVMADITTHYLTYYEAENGIKLNPDDLQGVPEGEALPEGMVRRFLNTPGFFRTAPVMPGSQEVIKALCEKYEVFIVSAAMEFPLSLKEKLEWLNEHYPFISWHNIVFCGSKTIVEADYMIDDHDKNLRHFKGERLLFTAPHNINLTDYKRVNNWEEVAEELLATAPAAH
- a CDS encoding helix-turn-helix transcriptional regulator; protein product: MMQSSLIHMGQRLKQILKQKKIKIIDFAKMAGFTNQIAHYHLRNSDMKRVNLERFCQLIGITPDEFIRWNGSTQLANGKNIHHGNRLQDLIAEKGLNKSKLAERLNMSRRTMYNVFEKETFSPDELDRVARGLDMTTEAFLNPGTIQETRQTETEEMMVLREKYYKILEEHNQLLKSYAVIKDDMIKLKKELATYRKGKAKKA
- the acs gene encoding acetate--CoA ligase encodes the protein MSYPYQIKTLEDYQQAYQQSVMDPEGFWANVADHFMWRRKWDKVLDWNFKDPEIKWFSGAKLNITENCLDRHLGTLGNTPAIIWEPNDPEEHHRIITYRDLYNKVCQFANVLKNNGVKKGDRVCIYMGMIPELAIAVLACARIGAIHSVVFGGFSAQSIADRIQDAQASLVITCDGAFRGNKDIPLKSVIDDALMSCPSVKKVIVCTRTRTPVSMLKGRDSWWEDEIKQVETMGNPPCPAEEMDAEDMLFILYTSGSTGKPKGVVHTCGGYMVYTNYTFVNTFQHQRGEVFFCTADIGWITGHSYIVYGPLSAGATTLMFEGMPTYPDAGRLWEIVDKFRVDTLYTAPTAIRSLMGYGLGPVNHKDLSSLKKLGSVGEPINEEAWHWFKDNIGKGRCPIVDTWWQTETGGIMITPIAGVTPEKPGFATLPLPGVQPILVDENGQEVKGNGVNGNLCIKFPWPGMLRTTYGDHERFRKTYFSTYENLYFTGDGCMRDEDGHYRITGRVDDVLNVSGHRIGTAEVENAINMHAGVIESAVVGYPHDIKGQGIYAYVILERLSHDAELTKKDIAQTVARIIGPIAKPDKIQIVSGLPKTRSGKIMRRILRKIAENDLDNLGDTSTLLDPAVVDEIKNGKL
- a CDS encoding alpha/beta hydrolase, yielding MRRILKKVLYTPLFLVLLLNFIAAFHAWKFTHFYEDNRHRNKRPEEMNTGEKLQIIFLGVRLSKSITSTHPDVPYETVRLLTSNGLHLEGWWMPVTNAKGAVILFHGYGGNKGSHLPEADWFRQLGYSTFMIDFRAHGNSDGSTCSIGYKEAEDVKLAWDFVASKTRQPITLWGMSMGAAAILKAVPEYHLTPQKIILESPFASLVDAVKSRMRSVHLPTVPLSQLLTFWGGTEQGFWGFSHNPEDYATQIQVPVLYMWGQQDIRVTSDETQRVFSHLATNNKKLYIFKDAGHQSFCLKDGPVWKKLTQDFMAQ